A window of Alphaproteobacteria bacterium genomic DNA:
TGGACGCCGCGCATCTTCCGTCTCGAAGCATGACGGGAGCGGAAATAGCCATCGGCCATGCAGGTGCTATAGCCTTGCCGGGCATCGGGATCGTCAGTCGGGGATCGTCGGCATGAGCGATGGGCAGGAGCGTCCGGTGGCGCTGGTCAGTGGCGCCACGCGGGGCCTGGGGCTGGGTATCGCCCGGGCGCTGGGCGAGGCGGGCTGCGTCGTGCATGTCACCGGCCGCAGCACGTCGGGGGCGACGACCGAGAACCTGCCGGGCACGGTCGAGGCGGCGGCGGCGGCGGTGAGCGCATCGGGCGCGGCGGCCGGCGGCGGCAGCGGCCATGGCAAACCATGCGATCATCGCGACGAGAAGCAGGTCGAGGCGCTGATGGCTTCCATCGCGCGCGAGCACGGGCGCATCGACATCCTCGTCAACAACGCCTGGGGCGGCTACGAGCGGCATCCCGGCCCCGCCTTTGCCGCCCCCTTCCTGCGCCAGCCCTCGGAGAACTGGACGCGCATGTTCGACGGCGGGCTGAAGGCGACGTTCCTGACGACGCGCCACGCGCTGCCGCTGATGACCGGGCCGAAGACCGCCGACCGGCCGCGCCTGATCGTCAACACCGTGGCCTGGGCCTTCGACGAGTATCTCGGCAACCTCTACTACGACGTCGCCAAGGCCGCCGCGATCCGCATGGTCTATGGCCTGGCGCGCGAGCTCGGCGGCGCTGAGGTCGCCTGCGTGGCGCTGGCGCCGGGCTTCGTGCGCACCGAGCGCGTGGCGCGGGCGCTGGCCGACGATCCCGAGACGCTGGCGAAGCTGGAATCACCGGACTATGCCGGCCGGGCCGTGGTGGCGCTGGCCGCCGATCCCGACGTCATGGAGCGCAGCGGCCGCCTGTTCACCGTGGGCGAGCTGGCGCGCGACTACGCCTTCACCGACACCGACGGCCGCCAGCCTCCACCCTTCCGGCTGGAGTGAAGCGGCGGCATGATCGCCGCACCGAGGCCACCCGAATCAGGCAGTCACAACAGGGGAAACGACATGGCGAAGTTCAAGATCGTGACGCAGCAGCTGGCTGCGCCGGTGGACCATTCCTTCGAGATGGAGGCGCTGGCGTCGATGGGCGCGGAGATCGTCGAGGTCGCCGCCGACAGCGAGAACGCCTTCATCGCCGGCGCGCACGACGCCGATGCGATCTACGCCAAGGGCCGGCCGCTGTCGAAGCGGGTGATCGATTCGCTGGAGCGCTGCAAGGTGATCTCGCTGGGCAGCGTCGGCGTCGACTCGGTCGACGTCGCGGCGGCGACGACGAAGGGCATCCCGGTGACCAACGTGCCCGACACCTTCATCGAGGAGGTCGCCGACCACGCGATGACCCTGATGCTGGCGACCTGGCGGCGGCTGGTGGTGCAGGACCGCATGGCGCGCGACGGCAACTGGTCCAAGGGCCGGCCGATGCTCTACCAGTTCCCGCGCCTGATGGGCCAGACCCTGGGCTTCATCGCCTTCGGTCATGTCGCGCGCGCCGTGGCAACACGCGCGCGCGCCTTCGGCTTCCGCATGCTGGCCTACGACCCCTATGTCGAGGAGCTGGTGATGAGCCAGTACGGCGTCGAGCCGTGCAGCTACGACGAGGTGCTGGCGCAGTCCGACATCGTCTCGATGCACGCGCCCTCGACGGTCGACGCCCGCCGGATGTTCGGCGAGAAGCAGTTCCGCGCCATGAAGAAGACGGCGCTGTTCATCAACACCGGCCGCGGCGCCACG
This region includes:
- a CDS encoding SDR family NAD(P)-dependent oxidoreductase, yielding MSDGQERPVALVSGATRGLGLGIARALGEAGCVVHVTGRSTSGATTENLPGTVEAAAAAVSASGAAAGGGSGHGKPCDHRDEKQVEALMASIAREHGRIDILVNNAWGGYERHPGPAFAAPFLRQPSENWTRMFDGGLKATFLTTRHALPLMTGPKTADRPRLIVNTVAWAFDEYLGNLYYDVAKAAAIRMVYGLARELGGAEVACVALAPGFVRTERVARALADDPETLAKLESPDYAGRAVVALAADPDVMERSGRLFTVGELARDYAFTDTDGRQPPPFRLE
- a CDS encoding C-terminal binding protein, which produces MAKFKIVTQQLAAPVDHSFEMEALASMGAEIVEVAADSENAFIAGAHDADAIYAKGRPLSKRVIDSLERCKVISLGSVGVDSVDVAAATTKGIPVTNVPDTFIEEVADHAMTLMLATWRRLVVQDRMARDGNWSKGRPMLYQFPRLMGQTLGFIAFGHVARAVATRARAFGFRMLAYDPYVEELVMSQYGVEPCSYDEVLAQSDIVSMHAPSTVDARRMFGEKQFRAMKKTALFINTGRGATVDEAAMIRALQEGWIAGAGLDVLEVEPPKPDNPILKMDNVIVTAHVASASSRFDPARRRRVGHELAAVLGGRWPRSCVNPSVLEKTDLIRWQPYSMERGPGN